A single genomic interval of Arthrobacter sp. NicSoilB8 harbors:
- a CDS encoding heme-degrading domain-containing protein, which translates to MTHAPATPDPSGEYDPDSSEPQPPGSLAALIGRVLAEMESLQFASFGKDDALDLGLLLVELGRQRSLPIAVDITKGEQVLFHAALAGATPDNERWINAKKRTAQRYEVPSLLVGLRARAAGGRMEDNAWWDQSEFAAHGGAFPIYLRGTGAIAVVTVSGLPQKADHDLVVEALRTVLTPEG; encoded by the coding sequence TTGACGCACGCACCAGCCACGCCAGACCCCTCCGGGGAATACGACCCCGACTCGAGCGAGCCGCAGCCGCCGGGATCACTGGCGGCCCTCATCGGCCGCGTGCTGGCCGAAATGGAGTCCCTCCAGTTCGCATCCTTCGGCAAGGACGACGCCCTGGACCTCGGGCTCCTCCTGGTCGAGCTGGGCCGGCAACGCTCGCTGCCCATCGCCGTCGACATCACCAAAGGCGAACAGGTGCTCTTCCACGCGGCCCTGGCCGGCGCCACACCGGACAACGAACGCTGGATCAACGCGAAGAAGCGCACAGCCCAGCGGTACGAGGTCCCCTCCCTGCTGGTGGGTCTCCGGGCCCGCGCGGCCGGCGGGAGGATGGAGGACAACGCCTGGTGGGACCAGAGCGAGTTCGCCGCCCACGGCGGGGCGTTCCCCATCTACCTGCGCGGCACGGGGGCCATTGCGGTGGTCACCGTTTCCGGGCTGCCCCAGAAGGCGGACCACGATCTCGTCGTCGAGGCTCTGCGGACGGTCCTCACCCCGGAGGGTTAG
- a CDS encoding DUF4386 family protein translates to MDQPRTRPLGPVRGAATDGQSWRQLYFWAGISAVVFIGLLVLALLLDFLAPPPVHGGAETLEFIARNKGIYVAEQLLWTVSNILPVLVFVTLFVALAPVNKSLALLATVVGALPWAMFLAVPVTSRGSLILVYLSDRYAAASGTAAYDAAARLRYATAAETVIAENNTPAVVGVLSALGILLISLVMLKGVLPRAVAWLGVATGTAGVIAEALRQAVPSFYLAYGLLMWAWFLAVGIALLRLARRTPRAGGGTGD, encoded by the coding sequence ATGGACCAGCCCCGCACCCGCCCGCTCGGCCCTGTCCGGGGCGCCGCGACGGATGGCCAGAGCTGGCGCCAGCTGTACTTCTGGGCGGGCATCTCCGCCGTGGTGTTCATTGGGTTGCTGGTTCTGGCCCTGCTCCTTGACTTCCTTGCCCCGCCGCCGGTCCACGGTGGTGCCGAAACGCTGGAGTTCATCGCCAGGAACAAGGGGATCTATGTCGCCGAACAGCTCCTGTGGACGGTGTCCAACATTCTTCCGGTGCTGGTGTTCGTGACCCTCTTTGTGGCGCTCGCCCCGGTCAATAAGAGTCTGGCCCTGCTGGCCACGGTGGTTGGCGCGTTGCCGTGGGCGATGTTCCTCGCCGTTCCCGTCACGAGCCGGGGATCGCTGATCCTGGTCTACCTCAGCGACCGGTACGCCGCGGCGTCCGGCACTGCCGCTTACGACGCCGCCGCCCGGCTCCGGTATGCCACCGCGGCGGAGACGGTGATCGCCGAGAACAACACCCCCGCCGTCGTCGGCGTCCTGTCCGCACTCGGCATCCTGCTGATCTCACTGGTCATGCTCAAGGGAGTGCTGCCCCGCGCGGTGGCGTGGCTGGGAGTGGCCACGGGAACAGCGGGGGTGATTGCCGAGGCGCTCCGGCAGGCCGTTCCGTCGTTCTACCTGGCGTACGGGCTCCTGATGTGGGCCTGGTTCCTGGCCGTGGGGATTGCGCTGCTCCGGCTGGCCCGGCGAACGCCGCGCGCGGGCGGCGGAACCGGGGACTAA
- a CDS encoding DUF4235 domain-containing protein, with the protein MNLFIKLFGAGVSLLAGYVGTKLVDTVWEKSTGNKPPKDHDDDVPTTLRSALTFALISASVSAIIQVLANRGTQRAITRFAKNQDIV; encoded by the coding sequence ATGAACCTCTTCATCAAACTGTTCGGCGCCGGCGTGAGCCTGCTGGCCGGCTATGTCGGCACCAAACTCGTTGACACCGTCTGGGAGAAGTCCACGGGCAACAAGCCGCCCAAGGACCACGACGACGACGTCCCCACCACGCTGCGCTCGGCATTGACCTTTGCGCTGATCTCGGCATCCGTCAGCGCCATCATCCAGGTGCTCGCCAACCGCGGCACCCAGCGCGCGATCACCCGCTTCGCCAAGAACCAGGACATCGTCTAG
- a CDS encoding ion transporter produces MTKERSELKSIGYEIFIGILSILSIVNIMLLYVVQEKSLDTVLTVMNAVFSVIFLTDFIYRIVTAPSPGAYFFKHFGWADLLASMPFEQFKILRIFRLIRVYRLLRDVGIRTIGRALSKDRAGSSLYILLLMGIFVLEFGSLSMLRVEQGAPGANITTASDALWYTIVTISTVGYGDQYPVTDAGRAIGSGIIVIGVGIFGTFTGYLANFFLSPTKKGPAPAVEPADTSATVEGLRLRLEKSEAKLTEIRKLLVDPTQ; encoded by the coding sequence ATGACCAAGGAACGCAGTGAACTGAAGAGCATCGGATACGAGATCTTCATCGGTATCCTTTCGATCCTGTCGATCGTCAACATCATGCTCTTGTATGTCGTGCAGGAGAAATCGCTCGACACTGTGCTCACCGTGATGAACGCCGTTTTCAGCGTAATCTTCCTTACCGACTTCATCTACCGGATCGTCACCGCGCCGTCGCCGGGCGCCTATTTCTTCAAGCACTTTGGCTGGGCCGACCTCTTGGCCAGCATGCCTTTCGAGCAATTCAAGATCCTGCGCATCTTCCGGCTGATCCGGGTGTACCGCTTGCTCCGCGATGTCGGAATCCGCACGATCGGCCGCGCGCTGAGCAAGGACCGGGCCGGCAGTTCACTGTACATACTGCTGCTCATGGGCATTTTCGTGCTGGAATTCGGAAGCCTCTCGATGCTCCGCGTTGAACAGGGCGCCCCAGGGGCCAACATCACGACCGCCTCGGACGCCCTCTGGTACACGATCGTCACCATCTCGACAGTTGGATACGGTGACCAGTATCCGGTCACCGATGCGGGCCGTGCCATCGGTTCAGGCATCATCGTCATCGGCGTCGGCATCTTCGGCACATTCACCGGTTACTTGGCCAACTTCTTCCTGTCTCCCACCAAGAAGGGACCGGCACCGGCCGTTGAGCCGGCCGACACCAGCGCGACGGTCGAGGGGCTCCGCCTGCGGCTCGAAAAATCCGAAGCCAAGCTTACCGAGATCAGAAAGCTGCTCGTCGATCCGACCCAGTGA
- the mnhG gene encoding monovalent cation/H(+) antiporter subunit G, which yields MIVGALMSLAAAVGLLRFPDLMSRMHAATKPQVLGLFLLLAALGLQMRSWWVWPVLVVAWLFQLLTVPVSAHMVGRAGYRTKHLHPELLSADELEAVVQKAAQQAAGKHGADGDARR from the coding sequence ATGATTGTCGGCGCGCTGATGTCCCTCGCCGCCGCCGTCGGGCTGCTGCGCTTCCCGGACCTCATGAGCAGGATGCACGCCGCCACCAAGCCGCAGGTCCTTGGCCTGTTCCTGCTGCTGGCGGCCCTCGGCCTGCAGATGCGCTCATGGTGGGTGTGGCCGGTCCTGGTGGTGGCCTGGCTCTTCCAGTTGCTGACCGTGCCCGTCTCGGCCCACATGGTGGGCCGGGCCGGCTACCGGACCAAGCACCTGCACCCGGAGCTGCTCAGCGCCGACGAACTCGAAGCCGTGGTCCAGAAGGCCGCCCAGCAGGCGGCCGGCAAGCACGGAGCGGACGGCGACGCCCGCCGATGA
- a CDS encoding monovalent cation/H+ antiporter complex subunit F: MMQVVLTVTAVVLSLAAAGAIVRIARGPSLLDRVLAADVLLAIFGAALCIDMAANRHLNNLMLLVAISLIGFVGSVTVARFVADRRENVRES; this comes from the coding sequence ATGATGCAGGTTGTCCTGACGGTGACCGCCGTCGTACTTTCCCTGGCCGCCGCGGGGGCGATCGTGCGGATCGCGCGGGGGCCCTCGCTGCTGGACCGGGTGCTCGCCGCCGACGTGCTGCTGGCCATCTTCGGGGCGGCCCTGTGCATCGACATGGCCGCCAACCGGCACCTTAACAACCTGATGCTGCTGGTGGCGATTTCGCTCATCGGCTTCGTCGGCTCGGTCACCGTGGCCCGGTTCGTGGCCGACCGGAGGGAGAACGTCCGTGAATCCTGA
- a CDS encoding Na+/H+ antiporter subunit E, translating into MNRKRISLRQELPLLVWLVFVWGALWQNFSPGNLLFGALIAVLVARVFYLPPVELGGRFNVLRAVPFAIVFLGKVVAASFQVLYLAVARGPRVVSAIVAVPLRSHSDLLVTATGHVISLIPGSLVVEVDRSTSTLYIHGINVRDADDAAKLRKEVRDTEAGLIRIMGTKEELSALTQEIAA; encoded by the coding sequence ATGAACCGGAAAAGGATCTCCCTGCGTCAGGAACTGCCGCTGCTGGTGTGGCTGGTCTTCGTCTGGGGCGCCCTGTGGCAGAACTTCAGCCCCGGCAATCTCCTCTTCGGGGCGCTCATCGCCGTGCTCGTGGCACGCGTTTTCTATCTGCCCCCGGTGGAGCTCGGCGGCCGCTTCAACGTGCTCCGCGCCGTCCCCTTCGCCATCGTCTTCCTCGGCAAGGTTGTCGCGGCGAGCTTCCAGGTCCTGTACCTCGCCGTGGCCCGCGGGCCGCGCGTGGTCAGCGCAATCGTCGCCGTGCCGCTGCGGAGCCATTCCGACCTCCTGGTGACGGCCACCGGGCACGTGATCTCGCTGATTCCGGGGTCTCTCGTGGTGGAGGTGGACAGGTCCACGTCCACCCTCTACATCCACGGCATCAACGTCCGCGACGCGGACGACGCGGCCAAGCTGCGCAAGGAGGTCCGTGACACCGAGGCCGGGCTGATCAGGATCATGGGGACCAAAGAGGAACTGTCCGCCCTTACCCAGGAGATCGCCGCATGA
- a CDS encoding Na+/H+ antiporter subunit D: MNIASFAPLAVVLPILGAALTFLLIRNPRAQRAVSITLLTLTLLLECWLLASVWEGGTAAVNLGGWMPPWGIVLVVDQFSSLMLVVSSAVSLAVLIYATGQGMADGDRDAPVSIFHPTYLILVAGVSNAFLSGDLFNLYVGFEILLTASYVLITLGGTGPRIRAGVTYVVVSVVSSVLFLIAIAMIYGATGTINMADLAIKLGDLDQGTRTLLHVMLLVAFGIKAAVFPLSFWLPDSYPTAPAPVTAVFAGLLTKVGVYAMVRTETLLFPGDALNAPLMVAALLTMVVGILGALAQSDIKRLLSFTLVSHIGYMVFGLAMSTVAGLGAAVFYVAHHITIQTSLFLVTGLIERRGGSSSIDRVAGLAKLSPVLGVLFFIPAMNLAGIPPFSGFLGKLGLLQAGVELGTPLAYALVIGGVLTSLLTLLAIARVWNRAFWRKPEDAEHPDPVLLAAPEDSATGNRAGKTNVTLLPRTMVGSTLGLVVFGVALTVFAGPLFKVADQSAQEMLDRSSYIQAVLGEDAPVPPVPQSARPDQQQGGGK; this comes from the coding sequence GTGAACATTGCCAGCTTTGCCCCGCTCGCCGTCGTACTCCCCATCCTGGGCGCCGCCCTGACGTTCCTGCTGATCCGCAACCCCCGGGCCCAGCGGGCCGTCAGCATCACCCTCCTGACCCTGACCCTGCTCCTGGAATGCTGGCTGCTGGCTTCTGTCTGGGAAGGCGGGACGGCTGCGGTGAACCTCGGCGGCTGGATGCCGCCCTGGGGGATCGTGCTGGTGGTGGACCAGTTCTCCTCGCTCATGCTCGTGGTGTCCTCGGCCGTGAGCCTCGCCGTGCTGATCTACGCGACGGGCCAGGGCATGGCCGACGGCGACCGCGACGCGCCGGTCTCGATCTTCCACCCGACCTACCTGATCCTCGTCGCCGGGGTGTCCAACGCCTTCCTGTCCGGGGACCTCTTCAACCTCTACGTCGGCTTTGAGATCCTGCTGACGGCCAGCTACGTGCTGATCACCCTCGGCGGGACGGGACCGCGCATCCGGGCCGGCGTGACCTACGTGGTGGTCTCGGTCGTCTCCTCGGTGCTGTTCCTGATCGCGATCGCCATGATCTACGGCGCCACCGGAACCATCAACATGGCGGATCTGGCCATCAAGCTCGGGGACCTCGACCAGGGCACCCGGACGCTGCTGCACGTCATGCTGCTGGTGGCCTTCGGCATCAAGGCCGCCGTCTTCCCGCTGTCCTTCTGGCTCCCTGACTCCTACCCCACAGCGCCGGCCCCGGTCACCGCGGTGTTCGCCGGGTTGCTGACCAAGGTGGGCGTCTACGCGATGGTCCGCACCGAGACGCTGCTGTTCCCGGGGGATGCGCTCAATGCCCCGCTCATGGTTGCGGCGCTGCTGACCATGGTGGTGGGAATCCTCGGCGCCCTGGCCCAAAGCGACATCAAGCGTCTCCTGTCCTTCACCCTGGTCAGCCATATCGGCTACATGGTGTTCGGCCTGGCCATGTCCACGGTGGCCGGCCTGGGCGCCGCGGTCTTCTACGTGGCGCACCACATCACCATCCAGACCAGCCTGTTCCTGGTGACCGGCCTGATTGAACGCCGGGGCGGCAGCTCGTCCATTGACCGCGTGGCCGGACTGGCCAAGCTGTCCCCGGTTCTGGGAGTGCTGTTCTTCATTCCCGCCATGAACCTGGCCGGCATCCCGCCGTTCTCCGGATTCCTGGGCAAGCTGGGACTCCTGCAGGCGGGCGTCGAGCTCGGGACCCCGCTGGCCTACGCCCTGGTGATCGGCGGGGTGCTGACCAGCCTGCTGACACTGCTGGCCATCGCGAGGGTCTGGAACAGGGCATTCTGGCGGAAACCCGAGGACGCCGAACACCCCGATCCGGTGCTCCTGGCTGCTCCGGAAGACTCCGCCACCGGTAACCGGGCCGGGAAGACGAACGTGACCCTGCTGCCCCGCACCATGGTGGGCTCCACCCTGGGCCTGGTGGTCTTTGGCGTGGCCCTGACGGTCTTTGCCGGGCCGTTGTTCAAGGTGGCCGACCAGTCCGCGCAGGAGATGCTGGACAGGTCCTCGTACATCCAGGCTGTGCTTGGCGAGGACGCGCCGGTGCCGCCAGTGCCTCAGTCGGCCCGGCCGGACCAGCAGCAGGGCGGCGGGAAATGA
- a CDS encoding Na(+)/H(+) antiporter subunit C has product MSVNLTLLMVMGALYACGIYLILERSLTRVLLGLMLLANATNLLILATGGYAGLAPIFDKDVPAGDYNDPLPQALILTSIVISFAVTAFMLGIIYRTWVLARQDEIQDDAEDRRVAETPSFDAEDDSVIPVETSEFPLSLIGAAGSAKDGGSANDGGTAAVMSGDRPVRAEKAASEEQPGSLNVDPSPEGGGK; this is encoded by the coding sequence ATGAGCGTCAATCTGACCCTGCTGATGGTCATGGGGGCCCTCTACGCCTGCGGCATCTACCTGATCCTCGAACGCAGCCTCACCAGGGTCCTGCTGGGCCTCATGCTGCTGGCTAACGCCACCAACCTGCTGATCCTCGCCACCGGCGGGTACGCCGGGCTGGCGCCGATCTTCGACAAGGACGTCCCGGCGGGGGACTACAACGACCCCCTGCCGCAGGCCCTGATCCTGACCTCGATCGTGATCTCCTTCGCCGTCACGGCGTTCATGCTCGGCATCATCTACCGGACCTGGGTCCTGGCCCGCCAGGATGAAATCCAGGATGACGCCGAGGACCGGCGCGTCGCGGAAACGCCCAGCTTCGATGCCGAGGACGACTCCGTGATTCCGGTCGAAACCTCCGAGTTCCCGCTGTCCCTGATCGGCGCCGCCGGTTCCGCCAAAGACGGCGGTTCCGCCAATGACGGCGGCACTGCCGCCGTCATGTCCGGCGACCGCCCCGTGCGGGCCGAAAAAGCCGCGTCCGAAGAACAGCCCGGCTCCCTGAACGTCGACCCCAGCCCGGAAGGAGGCGGAAAGTGA
- a CDS encoding Na+/H+ antiporter subunit A: protein MITVLAVHFAVAAVAPLLFRKFGRNSFYALAAVPAASFIWLILQHGAIYSDSANSDAGAITEVLPWVPGLQLELAFRMDALAWVMSLLVLGVGALVLVYCARYFKNKDDYLGGFGAQLLAFAGAMFGLVTADDLLLMFVFWELTTVLSYLLIGYARTRLSARRSALQALVVTTAGGLAMLVGLIILGSTAGTYRIQAILDQAPALVTGPAGGAVSAAVVLILIGAITKSALVPFHFWLPGAMAAPTPVSAYLHAAAMVKAGIYLVARLAPGFAATPPWLPIVLGLGLATMLVGGYRALRQTDIKLILAYGTVSQLGFLTMVVGLGTPDAALAGLALLLAHGLFKATLFLVVGIIDHQAGTRDIRELSGVYGSARALAIVAAIGAASMAGIPPLAGFVAKESVFEAFIHYTSASGTGPWLLAGVVVGSVLTFAYSARFMWGAFAVKPGVSPTAFKPIKPAFLAAPAVLSLLTIIYGLWPAPVDGWIQPYAELFVDGSASAPGHLALWHGITPALGLTAVTFALGLAMYYGRNAVARLQARVPGWIDADRAYQQTIGALDDTAVWVTGRTQRGSLFFYLSVILTVAFVLPLTALLLANKPLPPGLYVVDPGSPLQLVAGAGIVIGALAAVRANKRFLAVLMVSVTGYGIALLFALQGAPDLALTQMLVETIILVAFVLAMRSLPAGLRDRTGGKYRVIRVVIGLSFGVTMIFVAIHALGARVAAPVSLQFPQLAYEGGGGLNVVNVTLVDIRAWDTFGEISVLALAATGVASLIFVRGRGDRIRTSANVAEGTVGRRTGARGSTRDDAALAMNRRFAAATRDAWLVAGRTLAPERRSIIFEVVTRLIFHSMIVFSIYLLLAGHNLPGGGFAGGLTAGLALTIRYLAGGRFELREATPVGAGTLLGIGLATAAAAGMTPLLLGGQVFQSAIVEVWLPVFGDIKFVTSTIFDIGVYIVVVGLALDVLRSLGAEIDEHFEEAPEPAEDEASDGGLSDQKLSSDGLSRDGLSRGELSNDELSNDGAAGGVSAQAADAETTARGTT from the coding sequence GTGATCACAGTCCTTGCCGTGCACTTTGCGGTGGCTGCTGTGGCCCCGCTGCTGTTCCGAAAGTTTGGCAGGAATTCGTTCTACGCCCTGGCCGCGGTCCCCGCGGCCTCCTTTATCTGGCTGATCCTGCAGCACGGCGCCATCTATTCGGACTCAGCCAATTCGGATGCCGGGGCGATCACCGAAGTACTGCCGTGGGTCCCCGGACTGCAGCTCGAACTCGCGTTCCGGATGGATGCCCTGGCCTGGGTCATGTCCCTGCTGGTGCTGGGGGTGGGCGCGCTGGTACTGGTGTATTGCGCCCGGTATTTCAAGAACAAGGACGACTACCTCGGCGGCTTCGGGGCCCAGCTCCTGGCGTTCGCCGGCGCGATGTTCGGGCTCGTCACCGCCGATGACCTCCTGCTGATGTTCGTCTTCTGGGAACTGACCACGGTGCTGTCCTACCTGCTGATCGGCTACGCCCGCACCCGGCTGTCCGCGCGGCGTTCGGCGCTGCAGGCCCTCGTGGTCACCACAGCCGGCGGGCTCGCCATGCTCGTGGGGCTCATCATCCTCGGTTCAACCGCCGGGACCTACCGGATCCAGGCCATCCTGGACCAGGCCCCCGCGCTCGTCACCGGCCCGGCGGGCGGAGCGGTGAGCGCCGCCGTCGTTCTTATCCTGATCGGTGCGATCACCAAATCCGCCCTGGTTCCGTTCCACTTCTGGCTCCCCGGTGCGATGGCCGCCCCCACTCCCGTGAGCGCCTACCTGCACGCGGCGGCCATGGTGAAGGCCGGGATCTACCTCGTGGCCCGCCTGGCCCCCGGGTTCGCCGCGACCCCGCCGTGGCTGCCGATCGTCCTTGGCCTGGGCCTGGCCACCATGCTGGTAGGCGGCTACCGGGCCCTGCGGCAAACCGACATCAAGCTCATCCTCGCCTACGGCACCGTGAGCCAGCTGGGCTTCCTGACCATGGTGGTGGGCCTCGGCACACCCGACGCGGCGCTCGCCGGGCTCGCCCTGCTCCTGGCACACGGGCTGTTCAAGGCCACGCTCTTCCTGGTGGTGGGCATCATCGACCACCAGGCCGGGACCCGGGACATCCGCGAGCTCTCCGGCGTCTACGGCTCGGCCCGGGCACTGGCGATCGTGGCGGCGATCGGCGCCGCCTCGATGGCGGGCATTCCGCCGCTGGCCGGGTTCGTCGCCAAGGAATCGGTGTTCGAGGCCTTCATCCACTACACCTCGGCGTCCGGGACCGGGCCCTGGCTCCTGGCCGGCGTGGTGGTGGGCTCGGTCCTGACTTTCGCCTACAGCGCCCGGTTCATGTGGGGCGCCTTTGCCGTGAAGCCCGGCGTCTCGCCCACAGCCTTCAAGCCGATCAAGCCTGCCTTCCTTGCCGCGCCGGCGGTCCTGAGCCTCCTGACGATCATTTACGGACTGTGGCCGGCCCCCGTTGACGGCTGGATCCAGCCCTATGCGGAGCTCTTCGTGGACGGGTCCGCCTCCGCCCCCGGGCACCTGGCGCTGTGGCACGGCATCACCCCGGCCCTGGGGCTGACCGCGGTGACCTTCGCCCTGGGCCTGGCCATGTACTACGGCCGCAACGCCGTGGCCCGGCTGCAGGCACGGGTGCCGGGCTGGATCGACGCGGACCGCGCCTACCAGCAGACGATCGGCGCCTTGGACGACACAGCGGTCTGGGTCACCGGCCGGACCCAGCGAGGCTCACTGTTCTTCTACCTGTCCGTCATCCTGACCGTGGCGTTCGTCCTGCCTCTGACGGCGCTGCTCCTGGCCAACAAACCGCTGCCGCCCGGGCTCTATGTCGTCGATCCCGGCTCGCCGCTGCAGCTTGTGGCCGGCGCCGGAATCGTGATCGGCGCGCTGGCCGCAGTCCGGGCCAACAAGCGATTCCTGGCCGTCCTGATGGTCTCCGTCACCGGCTACGGGATCGCCCTGCTGTTCGCGCTGCAGGGGGCCCCGGACCTGGCCCTGACCCAGATGCTGGTGGAAACCATCATCCTGGTGGCCTTCGTGCTGGCCATGCGGAGCCTTCCCGCGGGGCTGCGGGACAGAACCGGCGGGAAATACCGGGTCATCCGCGTGGTGATCGGCCTGTCGTTCGGCGTCACCATGATTTTCGTGGCCATCCACGCACTCGGCGCCCGCGTGGCCGCGCCGGTCTCCCTGCAGTTCCCGCAGCTGGCCTACGAGGGCGGCGGCGGCCTCAATGTCGTCAACGTGACCCTGGTGGACATCCGTGCCTGGGATACTTTCGGTGAGATCTCCGTCCTGGCCCTGGCCGCCACCGGCGTGGCGAGCCTCATCTTCGTCCGGGGCCGCGGTGACCGCATCCGGACTTCCGCGAACGTCGCGGAAGGGACAGTCGGGCGGCGGACGGGGGCCAGAGGCAGCACCCGGGACGATGCCGCCCTGGCAATGAACCGGCGGTTCGCCGCCGCCACGCGGGACGCCTGGCTCGTGGCCGGCCGGACCCTGGCGCCCGAGCGCCGCTCGATCATCTTTGAGGTGGTCACCCGCCTGATCTTCCACTCGATGATCGTGTTCTCCATCTATCTGCTCCTGGCCGGCCACAACCTGCCCGGGGGCGGCTTCGCCGGAGGCCTTACCGCCGGCCTGGCGCTGACCATCCGATACCTCGCCGGAGGCCGCTTCGAACTGCGCGAAGCCACTCCCGTCGGCGCCGGCACCCTGCTGGGAATCGGCCTGGCCACGGCCGCAGCCGCCGGCATGACCCCGCTGCTGCTGGGCGGCCAAGTGTTCCAGAGCGCCATCGTGGAAGTGTGGCTGCCCGTCTTCGGCGACATCAAGTTCGTCACCTCCACCATCTTCGACATCGGCGTGTACATCGTGGTGGTCGGGCTGGCCCTGGACGTGCTGCGCAGCCTGGGTGCGGAAATCGACGAGCACTTCGAGGAAGCACCCGAGCCGGCCGAGGACGAGGCGTCCGACGGCGGACTGTCCGACCAGAAACTGTCCAGCGACGGACTGTCCCGCGACGGACTGTCCCGCGGCGAACTGTCCAACGACGAACTGTCCAACGACGGGGCGGCCGGCGGAGTCTCCGCCCAGGCCGCCGACGCGGAAACAACTGCCAGGGGAACCACATGA
- a CDS encoding MFS transporter, translated as MNTAAAPEAMRPSSELESGSPVSHKGRILAWASWDWGSAAFNAVMTTFVFTVYLTSKAFGGEDQASAVLGAALAAAGLAIAFLAPVTGQRSDSGGRRKLWLGVNTAAVALLTGLCFFVFPRPEFLLLGVTLIALGNVFFEFAGVNYNAMLAQISTPRNIGKVSGFGWGMGYLGGIVALLIVLQLFVQPSVDWFGASTADSLNIRLVAVFSALWFFIFALPVLFAVPELPRAAGGARPGFFASYGLLVRRIKAIYRTSPHTIYFLLASAIFRDGLAAVFTFGGVIAAGTFGFELKDVIFFAIFGNVVAAVGAILGGFFDDRIGPKAVIVASLAGLLLAGTAILVLGNGSYEFFGRAWAGTSTFWTFGLLLCLFVGPAQSSSRAYLARLAPHGESGELFGLYATTGRAVSFLAPALFTLCIAVATPFVASGEAQRWGILGIMVVLLAGLLVLLPVKAPDETDIAVVPVA; from the coding sequence ATGAACACTGCCGCCGCCCCTGAGGCCATGCGACCGTCGTCCGAGCTGGAATCGGGAAGTCCCGTTTCGCACAAGGGCCGGATCCTCGCGTGGGCGTCATGGGACTGGGGTTCGGCAGCCTTCAATGCCGTCATGACAACGTTCGTTTTCACCGTCTATCTGACCTCCAAGGCGTTTGGCGGCGAGGACCAGGCCTCGGCGGTCCTCGGCGCGGCGCTGGCCGCTGCCGGCCTGGCCATCGCCTTCCTGGCCCCCGTCACCGGGCAGCGGTCGGACAGCGGCGGCAGGCGCAAGCTGTGGCTGGGGGTCAACACGGCCGCCGTCGCGCTCCTGACTGGGCTGTGCTTCTTTGTTTTCCCGCGGCCGGAATTCCTGCTCCTCGGTGTCACGCTGATTGCGCTCGGCAACGTCTTCTTCGAATTCGCCGGGGTCAACTACAACGCCATGCTCGCCCAGATTTCCACGCCGCGGAACATCGGCAAGGTCAGCGGCTTCGGCTGGGGAATGGGGTACCTCGGCGGCATCGTGGCGCTGCTGATTGTGCTGCAGCTCTTTGTCCAGCCCAGCGTCGACTGGTTCGGCGCCTCCACGGCGGACAGCCTCAACATCCGGCTGGTGGCGGTGTTTTCGGCCTTGTGGTTCTTCATCTTCGCCCTGCCCGTGCTCTTCGCCGTGCCCGAGCTGCCACGCGCGGCCGGCGGCGCGCGCCCGGGCTTCTTCGCCTCCTACGGCCTGCTGGTCCGGCGCATCAAGGCGATCTACCGGACCAGTCCGCACACCATCTACTTCCTGCTCGCGAGCGCGATCTTCCGGGACGGGCTGGCCGCGGTATTCACTTTCGGAGGCGTGATTGCGGCCGGAACCTTTGGCTTCGAGCTCAAGGACGTCATCTTCTTCGCGATCTTCGGAAACGTCGTGGCCGCCGTCGGGGCCATTCTGGGCGGCTTCTTCGATGACAGGATCGGGCCCAAGGCCGTCATTGTCGCGTCCCTGGCCGGCCTGCTGCTCGCGGGCACGGCGATCCTGGTGCTCGGCAACGGAAGCTACGAATTCTTCGGCAGGGCCTGGGCCGGGACCAGCACGTTCTGGACCTTCGGCCTGCTGCTCTGCCTCTTCGTGGGCCCGGCCCAGTCCTCCTCCCGCGCGTATCTCGCCCGGCTCGCCCCGCACGGCGAATCCGGCGAGCTGTTCGGCCTTTACGCCACCACGGGCCGGGCCGTGAGCTTTCTCGCCCCGGCTCTTTTCACGCTCTGTATCGCCGTCGCCACCCCCTTTGTGGCCAGTGGAGAGGCCCAGCGCTGGGGCATCTTGGGCATCATGGTGGTGCTGCTGGCGGGCCTGCTGGTCCTCCTGCCGGTCAAGGCCCCGGACGAGACCGACATCGCGGTTGTCCCCGTGGCCTGA